The nucleotide sequence AGTTGAACGCGGTGTACACGCCTGATCCGTCCTGCCGCAGCAGAGCCGCGAGCTGGTAGAGGCGCCACCCGACGTACACCGCGACGGGGAACCGCACGCCCCGCAGGAGCCGGGAGCGAGCGGCGGGGCGCGCTCGTTCCCTCGCCGTCTCGGGAGGCGCGGCGCGGGTCTCCGGCGACTCGAGCTGGGCGGGGCGATCGTCGGTGGGGACGGTCGTCACTGGCGTGATCGTACGAACCGTTGCCGAACCGCCGCACGTCAGGTCCGACGCCCACGGTTCGGGTCGCGCGACCGGTCAGGCGTCGCGCTGGGGATCGCCGAGCAGCTCGCCGAGCAGGTGATCGACCTGCGCGCTCGGCAGGATGCTGCCGCCGTCGACCAGCAGGTTCTGACCGGTGACGTAGCCAGCCAGATCCGAGCACAGGAACGCCACGACCTTCGCCACGTCCTCGGCGGTACCGGCCCGGCGAAGCGGCGTCCGCCGCTCGAGGGTCTCGATCCACGCGGGGTTCGCGAAGGCGAACTCGGTGAGGTGGGTGCGGATGAACCCCGGGGACACGCAGTTCACCCGGATGCCCTCAGGGCCGTATTCGAGGGCCGCGCTCCGGGTGAGTGCGATCACCCCCGCTTTGGCCGCCGCATAGGGGGCCTCGCCCCTCGTGGGGCGCACCCCGCTCACCGACGCCACGTTCACGATGCTCCCCCCGCCCGAGGCGCGCAGGTGGGGCACCACTGCCCGGATGCCGTTGAACGCGCCCTTCAGGTTGACCGCGATCAGCCGTTCCCACTCGGCCTCGGCGTACTCGTCCAGCGCCTTGAGGTTGCCGATCCCCGCGTTGTTGACCAGGCCGGTCAGCCCGCCCAGGTCGCGGGCCGCGCCGGCGATGGCCTCCTGCATGGCATCGGTGTCGGCGACGTCCACCTCGACGGACACACCATCGAGGTCCCGGGCGACCCGCTGCGCGGCGGTGCCGTCGACGTCGAGCACCGCCACCCGGGCGCCCTCGGCCACGAGGCGGTGCGCGGTCGCCTCCCCGATGCCCGATCCGCCGCCCGTGACGGCGACCCGTTGCCCGTCGAGCAGTGCCATCAGCGCGCGTACCGGGAGCGGATCCGCAGCCATCCGATCACGTCGCCAGCACTCCCCCGTCCACCGCCATGGCATGGCCGGTGACGAACGACGCCGCATCGGAGCACAACCACACGATCGCTTCCGCCACTTCCTGCGGTGTGCCCAGACGGCCGATGGGCTGCATGCGACCCATCCCTTGCAGGGTCTGCTCGTCGCCGCCGGCGAAACCTTCGAGCATCTGGGTTCGCACGTTGCCAGGGCACACCGCGTTGACCCGGATGCCACTCCTCGCGAACTCCAAGGCCACGCTCTTGGTCAGACCGATCACCCCGTGCTTGCTGGCGACGTACGCGGGCAGGTGAGCGAAGCCCATCAGCCCCGCGGCGGAGGCGACGTTCACGATCGCACCGCCGCCCGCGGTCACCATCGCGCTGATCTCGGCCCGGAGGCACATGAACGTGCCCGTGAGGTTCACCGCGAGGGTGCGCTCCCAGTCCTCGAGGGTCTGGTCGGTGAGCGCCGCATAGGCGCCTGGACGGCCGGCGTTGTTCACGGCGACGTCGAGTCGCTCGAAGCGGTCCAGAGTGGCAGCGACCATCGCCTCCACCTCATCAGGCACGGCGACGTCGGTGCGCACGAAGACCGCCTCCCCGCCGCTGGCATGGACCGCGTCGGCGACGCCGGCACCTTGCACGTCGTCGAGGTCGGCCACCACCACCCTGGCGCCGGCGGCCGCGAGCTGCTCCACCGTCGCTCGCCCGATGCCCGACGCTCCGCCGGTGACCAGCGCGACCTTCCCAGCGAACGAGCCGCTCATGCCGGGGGCCCGTCGATCACGATGGTCGGCTCGCTGGTCACCATCCACACCAGCGAGTCGGTGTCGAGGAAGCGCTGCTCGTCCGGGGCGATGAGCTCGGCGTAGGCCGGTTCGGCGATGAACGCCTCCAACGCTGCCGGGGTCACCATCCACTGGATGGTGACCCCATCGAAACCCTCGGTGCCCATCCAGCCGGCGAGGGCGGTCCGGCGGTGCTGCTCGTAGCGCACGATGTGGCGGGCCAGCTCCGGGGTGTTGGCGATCAGCGGGCCGTGACGGTTCTCCCAGTGGTCGTAGAACTCCTCCAGGGTCAACCCCGGTTTGCGCTTCAGGAACGCGACGAGCTTCACCATGGGCTCACGCTAGCGGAACGAGAACGCGTTCTACTTGGGGTCGAAGCGGGTGGTGCTGTGGAACGACGTGTTGCCCACCAGGTCCACGAACATCATCCGCTCGGCGAACCGCCACCCCCCGGCGGGGTCGCGCACGAACCGATCGTGGTAGCGGCCAGCCATCACCACCTGCAGCCCGAAGGCGGGAGGCACGGCTTGGAGCACCGAGACCACCGACCTCGACAAGGCGACTGTCCGGTCGCCGCCCACCTCGACCACGAGGTTGCTGACCACGTGGAGGGTCCGGGGCGAGCCGTCATGGAAGCGCATGCCCTGCTCGATCACCCGGCGGAACGCCGCACCGCCGGCACGGGGCTCGCGGCCGGC is from Rhabdothermincola sediminis and encodes:
- a CDS encoding SDR family NAD(P)-dependent oxidoreductase — translated: MAADPLPVRALMALLDGQRVAVTGGGSGIGEATAHRLVAEGARVAVLDVDGTAAQRVARDLDGVSVEVDVADTDAMQEAIAGAARDLGGLTGLVNNAGIGNLKALDEYAEAEWERLIAVNLKGAFNGIRAVVPHLRASGGGSIVNVASVSGVRPTRGEAPYAAAKAGVIALTRSAALEYGPEGIRVNCVSPGFIRTHLTEFAFANPAWIETLERRTPLRRAGTAEDVAKVVAFLCSDLAGYVTGQNLLVDGGSILPSAQVDHLLGELLGDPQRDA
- a CDS encoding glucose 1-dehydrogenase, whose translation is MSGSFAGKVALVTGGASGIGRATVEQLAAAGARVVVADLDDVQGAGVADAVHASGGEAVFVRTDVAVPDEVEAMVAATLDRFERLDVAVNNAGRPGAYAALTDQTLEDWERTLAVNLTGTFMCLRAEISAMVTAGGGAIVNVASAAGLMGFAHLPAYVASKHGVIGLTKSVALEFARSGIRVNAVCPGNVRTQMLEGFAGGDEQTLQGMGRMQPIGRLGTPQEVAEAIVWLCSDAASFVTGHAMAVDGGVLAT
- a CDS encoding EthD domain-containing protein; amino-acid sequence: MVKLVAFLKRKPGLTLEEFYDHWENRHGPLIANTPELARHIVRYEQHRRTALAGWMGTEGFDGVTIQWMVTPAALEAFIAEPAYAELIAPDEQRFLDTDSLVWMVTSEPTIVIDGPPA
- a CDS encoding nuclear transport factor 2 family protein, with protein sequence MPGPAVVTSGSDPIPDERAIANLVFGLAEAIDDADLDRVEELFGEATFTLAGREPRAGGAAFRRVIEQGMRFHDGSPRTLHVVSNLVVEVGGDRTVALSRSVVSVLQAVPPAFGLQVVMAGRYHDRFVRDPAGGWRFAERMMFVDLVGNTSFHSTTRFDPK